The Glycine max cultivar Williams 82 chromosome 12, Glycine_max_v4.0, whole genome shotgun sequence genome window below encodes:
- the TGA17 gene encoding transcription factor TGA9 isoform X2 has protein sequence MASHRIGELGLSESGPSSHHIPYGVLHGINTPASSLINQGSAFDFGELEEAIVLHGVKGRNDEGKASLFTARPAATLEMFPSWPMRFQQTPRVGSKSGGESTDSGLSSKTEPPFEAESPISKKASSSDHHQAFDQQHLQHRQQLQQEMASDAPRAASSQNQSAAKSPQEKRKGAGSTSDKPLDAKTLRRLAQNREAARKSRLRKKAYVQQLESSRLKLNQIEQELQRARPQGLFVDCGGVGSTVSSGAAMFDMEYARWLEEDHRLMGELRNGLQAPLSDSDMRVMVDGYLSHYDEIFRLKGVAAKSDVFHLINGMWTSQAERCFLWIGGFRPSDLIMMLIQQLEPLAEQQIMGMYGLKHSSQQAEEALSQGLEQLQQSLVDTIAGGPVVDGVQQMVVAMSKLANLEGFVRQADNLRQQTLHQLCRLLTVRQAARCFIVIGEYYGRLRALSSLWASRPRETLINDDNSCQTTTEMQIVQHSQNYFSSF, from the exons ATGGCGAGCCACAGAATAGGAGAACTTGGTTTGTCTGAGTCAGGACCTTCAAGTCACCACATCCCTTATGGAGTGCTTCACGGAATTAACACTCCTGCATCAAGCTTAAT cAATCAAGGATCTGCTTTTGATTTTGGGGAGCTGGAGGAAGCAATTGTTCTGCATGGAGTTAAGGGTAGAAATGATGAGGGCAAAGCAT CTTTATTCACAGCCAGACCTGCAGCTACACTGGAAATGTTCCCTTCATGGCCAATGAGATTCCAGCAAACCCCAAGA GTTGGTTCAAAGTCAGGAGGAGAAAGCACTGATTCAGGTCTCTCTAGCAAAACTGAGCCCCCCTTTGAGGCAGAATCTCCCATAAGTAAAAAGGCATCTTCTTCAGATCATCATCAGGCTTTTGATCAGCAGCATCTGCAGCATAGACAGCAACTTCAACAGGAGATGGCAAGTGATGCCCCAAGAGCAGCCTCTTCACAGAATCAATCAGCAGCCAAATCACCTCAAGAAaag AGAAAGGGAGCTGGTTCTACATCAGACAAACCACTTGATGCAAAG ACATTGAGACGTTTGGCTCAAAACAGAGAGGCTGCAAGGAAAAGCCGTCTGAGGAAAAAG GCTTATGTGCAGCAACTAGAGTCAAGTAGATTAAAGCTTAACCAGATAGAACAAGAACTTCAAAGAGCACGCCCTCAG GGCTTGTTCGTGGATTGTGGTGGTGTTGGAAGTACTGTAAGCTCGG GAGCCGCAATGTTTGACATGGAATATGCAAGATGGTTAGAAGAAGATCACAGACTAATGGGGGAGCTGAGGAACGGGTTGCAAGCACCGTTATCAGACAGTGATATGAGAGTGATGGTGGATGGATATCTTTCTCACTATGATGAGATTTTCAGGCTCAAGGGTGTGGCTGCTAAATCTGATGTCTTCCACCTTATCAATGGCATGTGGACTTCCCAAGCTGAACGTTGTTTCCTCTGGATTGGTGGTTTTAGACCCTCTGATCTCATCATG ATGCTGATTCAGCAGTTGGAGCCACTAGCTGAGCAACAGATAATGGGGATGTATGGCCTGAAGCATTCCTCACAGCAAGCAGAAGAAGCACTCTCTCAGGGACTTGAGCAGTTGCAGCAGTCACTTGTGGACACCATAGCTGGAGGCCCAGTGGTTGATGGTGTTCAACAAATGGTCGTTGCCATGAGCAAGCTTGCCAATCTTGAAGGTTTTGTTCGCCag GCTGATAATTTGAGGCAGCAAACTCTTCATCAGCTATGTCGATTACTCACAGTTCGTCAAGCAGCACGATGCTTTATTGTTATTGGAGAGTACTATGGACGTCTTCGTGCCCTTAGTTCTCTTTGGGCATCAAGACCACGAGA GACCTTGATCAACGACGATAACTCATGCCAAACAACTACGGAAATGCAAATAGTCCAACATTCTCAGAATTATTTCTCAAGTTTCTGA
- the TGA17 gene encoding transcription factor TGA9 isoform X1 — MASHRIGELGLSESGPSSHHIPYGVLHGINTPASSLINQGSAFDFGELEEAIVLHGVKGRNDEGKASLFTARPAATLEMFPSWPMRFQQTPRVGSKSGGESTDSGLSSKTEPPFEAESPISKKASSSDHHQAFDQQHLQHRQQLQQEMASDAPRAASSQNQSAAKSPQEKRKGAGSTSDKPLDAKTLRRLAQNREAARKSRLRKKAYVQQLESSRLKLNQIEQELQRARPQGLFVDCGGVGSTVSSAGAAMFDMEYARWLEEDHRLMGELRNGLQAPLSDSDMRVMVDGYLSHYDEIFRLKGVAAKSDVFHLINGMWTSQAERCFLWIGGFRPSDLIMMLIQQLEPLAEQQIMGMYGLKHSSQQAEEALSQGLEQLQQSLVDTIAGGPVVDGVQQMVVAMSKLANLEGFVRQADNLRQQTLHQLCRLLTVRQAARCFIVIGEYYGRLRALSSLWASRPRETLINDDNSCQTTTEMQIVQHSQNYFSSF, encoded by the exons ATGGCGAGCCACAGAATAGGAGAACTTGGTTTGTCTGAGTCAGGACCTTCAAGTCACCACATCCCTTATGGAGTGCTTCACGGAATTAACACTCCTGCATCAAGCTTAAT cAATCAAGGATCTGCTTTTGATTTTGGGGAGCTGGAGGAAGCAATTGTTCTGCATGGAGTTAAGGGTAGAAATGATGAGGGCAAAGCAT CTTTATTCACAGCCAGACCTGCAGCTACACTGGAAATGTTCCCTTCATGGCCAATGAGATTCCAGCAAACCCCAAGA GTTGGTTCAAAGTCAGGAGGAGAAAGCACTGATTCAGGTCTCTCTAGCAAAACTGAGCCCCCCTTTGAGGCAGAATCTCCCATAAGTAAAAAGGCATCTTCTTCAGATCATCATCAGGCTTTTGATCAGCAGCATCTGCAGCATAGACAGCAACTTCAACAGGAGATGGCAAGTGATGCCCCAAGAGCAGCCTCTTCACAGAATCAATCAGCAGCCAAATCACCTCAAGAAaag AGAAAGGGAGCTGGTTCTACATCAGACAAACCACTTGATGCAAAG ACATTGAGACGTTTGGCTCAAAACAGAGAGGCTGCAAGGAAAAGCCGTCTGAGGAAAAAG GCTTATGTGCAGCAACTAGAGTCAAGTAGATTAAAGCTTAACCAGATAGAACAAGAACTTCAAAGAGCACGCCCTCAG GGCTTGTTCGTGGATTGTGGTGGTGTTGGAAGTACTGTAAGCTCGG CAGGAGCCGCAATGTTTGACATGGAATATGCAAGATGGTTAGAAGAAGATCACAGACTAATGGGGGAGCTGAGGAACGGGTTGCAAGCACCGTTATCAGACAGTGATATGAGAGTGATGGTGGATGGATATCTTTCTCACTATGATGAGATTTTCAGGCTCAAGGGTGTGGCTGCTAAATCTGATGTCTTCCACCTTATCAATGGCATGTGGACTTCCCAAGCTGAACGTTGTTTCCTCTGGATTGGTGGTTTTAGACCCTCTGATCTCATCATG ATGCTGATTCAGCAGTTGGAGCCACTAGCTGAGCAACAGATAATGGGGATGTATGGCCTGAAGCATTCCTCACAGCAAGCAGAAGAAGCACTCTCTCAGGGACTTGAGCAGTTGCAGCAGTCACTTGTGGACACCATAGCTGGAGGCCCAGTGGTTGATGGTGTTCAACAAATGGTCGTTGCCATGAGCAAGCTTGCCAATCTTGAAGGTTTTGTTCGCCag GCTGATAATTTGAGGCAGCAAACTCTTCATCAGCTATGTCGATTACTCACAGTTCGTCAAGCAGCACGATGCTTTATTGTTATTGGAGAGTACTATGGACGTCTTCGTGCCCTTAGTTCTCTTTGGGCATCAAGACCACGAGA GACCTTGATCAACGACGATAACTCATGCCAAACAACTACGGAAATGCAAATAGTCCAACATTCTCAGAATTATTTCTCAAGTTTCTGA
- the LOC100499759 gene encoding uncharacterized protein LOC100499759 (The RefSeq protein has 1 substitution compared to this genomic sequence) — translation MQHSAMEASKFSNSDQNVRCHHCAGPLSKDMETSHWTVSPLIRDSFSMIGSAVGGVASTFYGFNLVMPIVQRRIKGPMWLHFLIGAPPVIVLSSACAGLAGGAVPAAAQLVSSSYHAAYSSPISPPPSKDENIQRSRK, via the exons ATGCAACACAGTGCCATGGAAGCCTCCAAATTCAGTAACAGTGATCAAAACGTTCGATGCCATCACTGCGCAGGACCCCTTTCCAAAGACATG GAAACCAGTCACTGGACCGTTTCGCCTCTCATTAGGGATAGCTTCTCCATG ATTGGTTCTGCCGTTGGCGGCGTGGCAAGTGCATTTTATGGATTCAATCTTG TTATGCCAATTGTCCAAAGAAGGATCAAAGGACCCATGTGGTTGCATTTTCTCATTGGT GCACCACCTGTGATAGTATTGTCTTCAGCCTGTGCAGGCCTGGCAG GTGGGGCTGTTCCTGCTGCAGCACAACTTGTTTCCTCTTCTTATCATGCAGCCTACTCATCTCCTATCTCACCTCCGCCATCAAAggatgaaaatattcaaaggtCAAGAAAATGA